In Deinococcus sp. QL22, the following are encoded in one genomic region:
- a CDS encoding GNAT family N-acetyltransferase: protein MSAEIEINPLLTTPTLRLEPQVAAQAPAVLAALSDPRIYLYIPGTPPTDAEALRRRFAHQESRRSPDGRELWLNWIVCSGKTVLGTVQATVHVAQRTADVAYVFAPEAWGKGHAAEAMRAMLGFLHTGLGVEEFVANLDTRNTASRRLAQRLGFVQTDLVLGADHFKGSVSDEYVYKLSAAALSDTPPVPPLDFPPAGP, encoded by the coding sequence ATGTCCGCCGAAATTGAAATCAACCCACTCCTGACCACGCCAACACTGCGGCTGGAACCGCAGGTGGCGGCCCAAGCACCCGCAGTGTTGGCGGCGCTGTCCGATCCGCGCATCTACCTGTACATTCCCGGCACTCCACCCACCGATGCAGAGGCGCTGCGGCGACGGTTTGCCCACCAAGAATCTCGCCGCTCGCCGGATGGCCGGGAATTGTGGCTGAACTGGATCGTCTGTAGCGGGAAAACAGTGCTGGGAACCGTGCAGGCCACCGTTCACGTAGCCCAGCGCACGGCAGATGTGGCCTACGTGTTCGCGCCGGAAGCGTGGGGCAAAGGCCACGCGGCAGAGGCGATGCGGGCCATGCTGGGCTTTTTGCATACTGGGCTGGGCGTAGAAGAATTCGTGGCGAACCTGGACACGCGCAATACGGCGTCGCGGCGACTGGCGCAGCGGCTGGGTTTTGTTCAGACAGACCTTGTTCTGGGAGCCGATCACTTCAAGGGCAGCGTCAGCGACGAATACGTGTATAAGCTGTCTGCGGCGGCGCTTTCAGACACCCCGCCTGTGCCGCCGCTTGACTTCCCGCCCGCTGGCCCTTAA
- a CDS encoding phosphodiester glycosidase family protein has protein sequence MNRPGKIVQIGMLAGMLLGLSSCGQADALTVQRVTSGGMLYTVAVVNLAQDRLELHWKNPATGQPYQTLDAVQKRLVGQGQKMLFATNSGIYAPGPRPLGLHVQGGNTLVRLNNARSGGNFALLPNGVFWVKGTRAGVTETQAYRRQNLVPTYATQSGPLLVSGGKLHPEFNRSGTSFKTRSGVGVCSDGRVRFVVSAGPVNFYSFAIFFRDALKCPDALYLDGSISAYATPDANTQLAEFGGIWTVSR, from the coding sequence ATGAACAGGCCGGGAAAAATAGTGCAGATCGGTATGCTGGCAGGAATGCTGCTGGGATTGTCTTCGTGTGGGCAGGCCGACGCCCTGACCGTGCAGCGCGTGACTTCGGGTGGAATGCTGTACACGGTAGCTGTGGTGAACTTGGCCCAAGACCGCCTGGAGTTGCACTGGAAGAACCCGGCCACAGGCCAGCCCTACCAGACCTTGGACGCCGTGCAGAAGCGGTTGGTGGGGCAGGGCCAGAAGATGCTGTTTGCCACCAACAGCGGCATCTATGCCCCCGGCCCGCGCCCGCTGGGGCTGCACGTTCAGGGCGGCAACACGTTGGTGCGTCTCAACAATGCCCGCTCTGGCGGCAACTTTGCCCTGCTGCCCAACGGCGTGTTCTGGGTCAAGGGCACCCGCGCAGGCGTGACCGAAACGCAGGCCTACCGCCGCCAGAATCTGGTTCCCACCTATGCCACGCAGTCGGGGCCGCTGCTGGTGTCGGGCGGCAAATTGCACCCGGAATTCAACCGCAGCGGTACCAGTTTTAAAACCCGCAGTGGCGTCGGCGTATGCAGCGACGGGCGGGTGCGGTTTGTGGTCAGCGCTGGCCCGGTCAACTTCTACAGCTTCGCCATTTTTTTCCGCGACGCCCTGAAGTGCCCCGACGCCCTGTATCTGGACGGCAGCATCAGCGCCTACGCCACGCCGGATGCCAATACGCAACTTGCAGAGTTTGGCGGGATCTGGACGGTTTCGCGGTGA
- a CDS encoding putative dsRNA-binding protein — protein sequence MTSSTPPTPPGSHQASTAAPANPKGDLIARLITLGAGAPTFQVSSDGPAHERTFRVRVLVGGRELGAGGEGRSKKDAERLASEAALRVLDGRQEAASEQTTETEGETDEESQGQWPIYAAVLAEALDVALDLADEDASVDDVRREAGRLYRDLLADLGHGPE from the coding sequence ATGACCTCCAGCACGCCGCCGACCCCGCCCGGTTCTCATCAGGCCAGCACTGCTGCTCCGGCCAATCCCAAAGGCGACCTGATTGCCCGCCTGATCACGCTGGGAGCGGGTGCACCCACGTTTCAGGTGTCGTCCGACGGCCCCGCGCACGAGCGCACCTTCCGGGTACGGGTGCTGGTGGGCGGGCGAGAACTGGGCGCAGGAGGCGAGGGCCGAAGCAAAAAGGACGCCGAGCGGCTGGCCTCTGAAGCGGCCTTGAGGGTGCTGGACGGACGGCAGGAGGCGGCCAGCGAGCAGACAACTGAGACAGAAGGCGAGACGGACGAGGAATCGCAGGGCCAGTGGCCGATTTACGCGGCGGTACTGGCCGAAGCGTTGGATGTGGCGCTGGATCTGGCCGACGAAGACGCCTCCGTGGACGACGTGCGCCGGGAAGCGGGCCGCCTCTACCGCGACCTTCTGGCCGATCTGGGACACGGGCCCGAATGA
- a CDS encoding HAD family phosphatase, which produces MSLTLPTRPAGVLFDMDGVLTANNLFHRQAWQEVALEVLGLTLTEHDLDTKVDGGRNPEIIERLTGSYPDDALALRFHDAKEGRYRQLAAGALTEVEGLSAYLDALEGRGIPFALVTSADAVNVAFGMEALGFGPRFGPRVLGEDVTRGKPHPEPFLLGASRLGLNAAECLAHEDAVNGVLSAAGAGCTVVALTTTAPAEALVRAGATLTVPDFRNFELWLD; this is translated from the coding sequence ATGAGTCTGACTCTTCCGACCCGTCCGGCAGGCGTGCTGTTCGATATGGACGGCGTGCTGACCGCCAACAATCTGTTCCACCGTCAGGCGTGGCAGGAAGTGGCGCTGGAAGTGTTGGGCCTGACTCTGACCGAACACGATCTGGACACCAAAGTAGACGGGGGCCGCAACCCCGAAATCATCGAGCGGCTGACCGGAAGCTACCCCGACGACGCCCTGGCCCTGCGCTTTCATGACGCCAAAGAGGGCCGCTACCGCCAACTGGCCGCAGGCGCACTGACCGAAGTGGAGGGCCTGAGTGCCTACCTGGACGCGCTGGAGGGGCGCGGCATTCCCTTCGCCCTCGTGACCAGTGCCGACGCCGTGAACGTGGCATTTGGCATGGAGGCGCTGGGCTTCGGCCCCCGCTTTGGGCCGCGTGTGCTGGGCGAGGACGTGACGCGGGGCAAGCCGCACCCCGAACCCTTTTTGCTAGGTGCGTCCCGCCTGGGTCTGAATGCCGCCGAGTGTCTTGCCCACGAAGACGCCGTGAATGGTGTGCTGAGCGCGGCGGGCGCGGGCTGTACGGTGGTGGCCCTGACCACCACGGCCCCCGCCGAAGCGTTGGTGCGGGCCGGGGCAACCCTCACGGTTCCAGACTTTAGGAACTTTGAGCTGTGGCTTGACTGA
- a CDS encoding YraN family protein yields MKGADAEARAARHLQGLGREVVAQNYRIRGGEIDLVTLDGPVLVFTEVRHRSSARYGGAATSITPQKLALMYRAAQSYLLREHGREDLPCRLEVLTIDGSAETGLVTLIPVD; encoded by the coding sequence ATGAAAGGAGCCGACGCCGAAGCCCGTGCAGCACGGCATTTGCAAGGGCTGGGGCGGGAAGTGGTGGCCCAGAATTACCGCATCCGGGGCGGCGAAATAGACTTGGTCACGCTGGACGGCCCGGTGCTGGTGTTTACCGAGGTGCGCCACCGCAGCAGCGCACGGTATGGCGGGGCCGCCACCAGTATCACGCCGCAGAAGCTGGCCCTGATGTACCGCGCCGCCCAGAGTTACCTGCTGCGCGAACACGGCCGCGAAGATCTGCCCTGCCGCCTGGAAGTGCTGACCATAGACGGCTCCGCCGAAACGGGGCTGGTTACGCTGATTCCGGTGGACTAG
- a CDS encoding transglycosylase domain-containing protein encodes MRFFTGIGVLLLAGVAGAGGLWYAWGRDLPNVSDLDVLEFSGQTRVYDRNNALIGTLTPSLSSSGGVNRDLIKLNQISPWLQDAVVTSEDRRFFKHNGVDYIGIGRGLIKGVLQNDLEGGSSITQQVVKNTLLADLNSARTAERKFKEAVLAYQLERSFDKKQILNAYLNVIYWGDGGRSDIVGAETAARAYFRKGASDLNLAESVYLATIIPAPNRRYKSFQAFRPLMKDLLGRMVEDARITQAQADAAWRTPIYPAGWRIGWNTDGSLRSAVLENPARLQSNLNEAEAARGGNRYQYLAYLQAVEKELTPIIGRKALYGGGKIYTGMDLQTQQSAERASRNADLPDGATLGIALVSPKNGEVLALVGQKLTGDRPSDWNNATQARRQVGSSVKPLLYTLALQRGWKQSDTVLDAPIRGDYQPKNYDGRWTGRYVTMRYSLDHSLNLTTVRTAQAVGIKEFEAKLRELGLTPPPNAGLSLSIGTLEASPLQLASAYASFANGGLYYAPTLVRRVQDTRDKVLYTRPAPVAKRVWDTQTAWLGLDMLRGVVNDLDTSQGGLAVRARIPGVQVGGKTGTTNEIKDLWFAGVTPTVAGAVWVGKQEGGPLPSWAYSGEIPTPIWQAAVAGALAGKPSATFAEPGGITYRVVRQVNMAFLDSNAEEEPVARDGEDTAGRGGFFSRRSRDPVQTEAQPRPAQQPTEPEVTEPEPVQEVVPVEPVPEAVPEEAMPIDTAPVNTVPVEPVPEEAVTEPVPSEIVTPEPVPAQPTQPEPLPSEPEPAPTPEPVQPDAVGTVTETPLVPEPVPAGDPEPLPDDSFNDFPADEGVFNEMPTDGE; translated from the coding sequence ATGAGGTTTTTCACGGGCATTGGGGTGTTGTTGTTGGCGGGTGTGGCGGGGGCGGGCGGCCTGTGGTACGCGTGGGGCCGCGACCTGCCCAACGTGTCCGATCTGGATGTGCTGGAATTTAGCGGCCAGACGCGGGTCTATGACCGCAACAATGCCCTGATCGGCACACTGACGCCCAGCCTGAGCAGTTCGGGCGGCGTAAACCGCGACCTGATCAAGCTGAACCAGATCAGTCCCTGGTTGCAGGACGCGGTGGTGACCAGCGAAGACCGCCGCTTTTTTAAGCACAACGGCGTGGATTACATCGGCATCGGGCGCGGGCTGATTAAGGGCGTCCTGCAAAATGACCTTGAGGGCGGCAGCTCCATTACGCAGCAGGTGGTGAAAAACACGCTGCTGGCCGACCTGAACAGCGCCCGCACCGCCGAGCGAAAATTTAAGGAAGCGGTGCTGGCCTACCAGTTAGAGCGCAGTTTCGACAAAAAACAGATTCTGAACGCCTACCTGAACGTCATTTACTGGGGCGACGGGGGCCGCAGCGACATCGTGGGCGCGGAAACGGCGGCGCGGGCTTACTTCCGCAAAGGAGCCAGCGACCTGAATCTGGCCGAAAGCGTGTATCTGGCGACCATTATTCCGGCCCCCAACCGCCGCTACAAAAGCTTTCAGGCATTCCGGCCCCTGATGAAAGACCTGCTGGGCCGCATGGTGGAAGACGCCCGGATTACGCAGGCGCAGGCCGATGCCGCGTGGCGCACGCCAATTTATCCGGCGGGGTGGCGAATAGGCTGGAACACCGACGGCAGCCTGAGAAGTGCCGTGCTGGAAAATCCGGCCCGCCTGCAGTCCAATCTGAACGAGGCCGAAGCCGCACGCGGGGGCAACCGCTACCAATATCTGGCCTATTTGCAGGCCGTAGAAAAGGAACTGACACCGATTATTGGCCGCAAAGCCTTGTACGGCGGCGGCAAGATTTACACCGGCATGGACTTGCAGACGCAGCAATCTGCCGAACGTGCCAGCCGGAATGCCGATTTGCCCGATGGGGCCACGCTGGGCATTGCGTTGGTCAGCCCCAAAAACGGCGAGGTGCTGGCACTGGTGGGCCAGAAACTGACTGGGGATCGCCCCAGCGACTGGAACAATGCGACGCAGGCGCGGCGACAGGTGGGCAGTTCGGTGAAGCCGCTGCTGTATACGCTGGCCCTGCAACGGGGCTGGAAACAGAGCGATACCGTGCTGGACGCGCCTATTCGCGGCGACTATCAGCCCAAAAACTACGACGGGCGCTGGACGGGCCGTTACGTGACCATGCGCTATTCGCTGGATCACAGCCTGAACCTGACCACCGTTAGGACGGCTCAGGCAGTCGGCATCAAGGAATTTGAGGCCAAACTGCGCGAACTGGGCCTGACGCCGCCGCCCAACGCGGGCCTGAGCCTGAGCATCGGCACGCTGGAAGCCAGCCCGCTGCAATTGGCCTCCGCCTACGCTAGCTTTGCCAACGGCGGCCTGTACTACGCGCCCACACTGGTGCGCCGCGTGCAGGACACCCGCGACAAGGTGCTGTACACCCGGCCCGCCCCGGTTGCCAAGCGCGTCTGGGACACCCAAACCGCGTGGCTGGGGCTGGATATGCTGCGCGGCGTGGTCAACGACCTCGACACCTCGCAGGGTGGGCTGGCGGTGCGTGCCCGCATTCCCGGCGTGCAGGTGGGCGGCAAAACCGGAACCACCAACGAGATTAAGGATCTGTGGTTTGCAGGCGTGACGCCTACGGTGGCCGGGGCCGTGTGGGTGGGCAAGCAGGAGGGTGGGCCGCTGCCGTCCTGGGCCTACAGCGGCGAGATTCCCACCCCGATCTGGCAGGCAGCGGTAGCGGGAGCGCTGGCAGGCAAACCCAGCGCCACCTTTGCCGAACCGGGCGGCATCACCTACCGCGTGGTGCGTCAGGTGAATATGGCCTTCTTGGACAGCAATGCCGAAGAAGAACCGGTGGCCCGCGACGGCGAGGACACTGCGGGCAGAGGCGGCTTCTTCTCGCGCCGCAGCCGCGACCCTGTGCAGACCGAAGCGCAACCTCGGCCTGCGCAGCAGCCCACCGAACCGGAAGTGACCGAGCCAGAGCCTGTGCAGGAGGTCGTGCCTGTAGAGCCTGTGCCGGAAGCTGTGCCCGAAGAAGCTATGCCTATTGACACCGCGCCTGTAAACACCGTGCCTGTTGAACCTGTACCTGAAGAAGCGGTGACCGAGCCTGTGCCCAGTGAAATCGTCACGCCGGAGCCTGTCCCTGCCCAACCCACCCAGCCCGAACCGCTGCCCAGTGAGCCGGAGCCTGCCCCGACGCCCGAACCCGTTCAGCCCGATGCTGTCGGCACGGTGACCGAAACGCCGCTGGTGCCGGAGCCTGTGCCCGCCGGAGACCCCGAACCCCTGCCCGACGATTCTTTCAATGACTTCCCCGCCGATGAGGGCGTATTCAACGAGATGCCGACTGACGGGGAGTAA
- a CDS encoding DUF817 domain-containing protein produces the protein MALPARAPAPALSLLRRVLWPFVGQELASCTFALSVVALLALPHLLPLAAWGIARYDFVLLGCLLVQGLLLLTRFGTGREACVIALFHLLGFGLEVFKTAHGSWSYPEEALSKVAGVPLYAGFMYASVGSYMAQAWRRFHLTLTGLPSLRLQAALAGGAYLNFFTHHYGPDLRYVLTALLLLAYRRTRVRFLVQKVPFTLPLPLAFALIGLFVYLAENAATALGAWVYPHQAQGWQPVHLAKVLSWTLLVVVAFLIVAGLKAWEGRREQV, from the coding sequence GTGGCCCTTCCTGCACGCGCCCCAGCTCCTGCTCTCTCCCTGCTGCGCCGTGTACTGTGGCCTTTCGTGGGGCAAGAACTGGCAAGCTGCACCTTTGCGCTGAGCGTGGTTGCGCTCTTGGCCCTACCGCACCTGTTGCCGTTGGCGGCCTGGGGAATAGCCCGGTACGACTTTGTGTTGCTGGGCTGCCTGCTGGTGCAAGGGCTGCTCCTGCTGACCCGCTTCGGAACAGGGCGGGAAGCGTGCGTCATCGCCTTGTTTCATCTGCTGGGCTTTGGCCTGGAGGTCTTCAAAACCGCGCACGGCAGCTGGTCTTATCCCGAAGAGGCGCTGAGCAAAGTGGCGGGCGTGCCGCTGTATGCCGGGTTCATGTATGCCAGCGTGGGAAGCTACATGGCGCAGGCGTGGCGGCGCTTTCACCTCACGCTGACCGGACTTCCCAGCTTGCGCCTTCAGGCGGCGTTGGCGGGCGGCGCGTATCTGAATTTCTTTACGCACCACTACGGCCCCGATCTGCGCTATGTCCTTACGGCCCTACTCCTGCTGGCCTACCGCCGCACCCGCGTTCGCTTCCTGGTTCAGAAGGTGCCCTTTACCTTGCCACTGCCGCTGGCCTTCGCACTCATCGGGCTGTTCGTCTACTTGGCCGAAAATGCCGCCACCGCGCTGGGTGCGTGGGTTTATCCGCATCAGGCGCAGGGCTGGCAGCCCGTTCACCTAGCCAAAGTTCTGTCGTGGACACTGCTGGTGGTGGTGGCCTTCCTGATCGTGGCTGGGTTAAAAGCTTGGGAAGGGCGTCGGGAGCAGGTTTAA
- a CDS encoding DUF72 domain-containing protein → MRVWIGCGGYSNDDWAAPGLIYDGVKKDAYLDAYARHFDAVELNSSFYGIPGLKAFEGMARKSGGRTRFAVKVNKVFTHDRAPTDTDFDRMLQSPAPLVEAGLMGPYLAQFPYSFHRTADNRKYLLHLAERFAGHELAVELRHTSWDKPEVRAAMGEYGLIWVSPDYPPVGGMPEPQLHATTDVGYLRLHGRNSGNWWNGESAAERHDYLYNRAEMDEWAEKIAVVAEDLSELWIFFENTTKGHALKNIPMLRDALNARGIEVKTPDPAEDGALF, encoded by the coding sequence ATGCGTGTGTGGATCGGATGCGGCGGCTACAGCAACGACGATTGGGCGGCTCCCGGCCTGATCTATGACGGCGTGAAGAAGGACGCCTACCTCGACGCCTACGCCCGGCACTTCGACGCCGTGGAATTGAACAGTTCGTTTTACGGCATTCCCGGCCTGAAAGCGTTCGAGGGGATGGCCCGCAAATCGGGCGGGCGCACGCGCTTTGCGGTGAAGGTGAACAAGGTCTTCACGCATGACCGCGCCCCCACCGACACCGACTTTGACCGGATGCTGCAAAGCCCCGCGCCGCTGGTAGAAGCGGGCCTGATGGGGCCGTATCTGGCGCAGTTTCCGTACTCGTTTCACCGTACTGCCGACAACCGCAAGTATCTGCTGCATCTGGCCGAACGCTTTGCCGGGCACGAATTGGCCGTAGAGTTGCGCCACACCAGTTGGGACAAGCCCGAAGTGCGGGCAGCCATGGGCGAATACGGCCTGATCTGGGTCAGCCCCGATTATCCGCCGGTGGGCGGGATGCCCGAACCGCAACTGCACGCCACCACCGACGTGGGCTATCTGCGCCTGCACGGACGCAACAGCGGCAACTGGTGGAATGGCGAGAGCGCCGCCGAACGCCACGATTACCTCTACAACCGCGCCGAGATGGACGAGTGGGCCGAGAAAATTGCTGTGGTGGCCGAGGATTTGTCGGAACTCTGGATCTTTTTTGAAAACACGACGAAAGGCCATGCGCTGAAAAATATCCCGATGCTGCGCGACGCCCTGAACGCACGCGGCATAGAGGTCAAGACGCCTGACCCGGCAGAGGATGGAGCGTTGTTCTAG
- a CDS encoding thioesterase family protein, whose amino-acid sequence MTRPQPWPRQSFSYLHPTPTRWADNDVYGHVNNVTYYAYFDTAVNALLLARGVLDIQAGDTIGLVVETGCTFFAPASFPELLHVGVRVATLGKSSVRYELAVFRADEAEGEDAVACAQGHFVHVYVDRDTRRPVPIPADLRAVLESLQTGEL is encoded by the coding sequence ATGACCCGCCCCCAGCCGTGGCCGCGCCAGAGCTTTTCGTACCTGCATCCCACGCCTACCCGCTGGGCCGACAACGATGTGTACGGGCACGTCAACAACGTCACCTACTACGCCTACTTCGATACAGCGGTGAATGCGTTGCTGCTGGCGCGGGGCGTGCTGGACATCCAGGCGGGGGACACGATTGGGCTGGTGGTGGAAACAGGCTGCACTTTTTTTGCTCCCGCCAGCTTCCCAGAGTTGCTGCATGTAGGCGTGCGCGTGGCGACTCTGGGCAAAAGCAGCGTGCGTTACGAGTTGGCCGTGTTCCGCGCAGACGAGGCAGAGGGTGAGGACGCGGTGGCCTGCGCTCAGGGGCATTTTGTGCATGTGTACGTAGACCGGGACACGCGGCGGCCGGTGCCCATTCCCGCCGACCTGCGGGCCGTGCTGGAAAGCTTGCAGACTGGCGAACTCTGA
- a CDS encoding ankyrin repeat domain-containing protein, giving the protein MTDSTALFVAIQTGDVDTVRALVQATPGLLSAASPMGVSPLLFATYYRKPEVARALTGLHAELGGPPLTVFEAAATGETACLRTLLDADAPLVNAVSPDGFTPLGLAAFFGQEAVAAELLARGANVNAVSANAMQVQPLHSAVAGNHTGLARLLLSHGADVNAVQQDGFTPLMAAAQHGNADLVEDLLAAGADAAAQTDDGRSAASIAQEEGHSALAAFLSTLLTGPFLSTPHVKPQETRNAAPAAVGNTTAMTNPKSDHDDLQPRSVDHSAGSDKPVAHEDGRPADHRTGFQTPDPKDDHQPFYTTTPADSRVSSADHSTYEPVHMQDPHEITAQFDHLATRDPAQMEHTLQTPEFAGAQSVAGLGGELLDTVAPSAGLGMNNTAALAGDSQRRSADPNPGYTPPSEQGPPHASERPGDLPQGVTEELQNEVSGDDRR; this is encoded by the coding sequence ATGACCGATTCAACTGCTCTGTTCGTCGCCATCCAGACAGGCGATGTGGACACCGTGCGGGCCTTGGTGCAGGCGACTCCGGGCCTGTTGTCGGCGGCCAGCCCGATGGGGGTGTCGCCGCTGCTGTTTGCCACCTATTACCGGAAACCGGAGGTGGCGCGGGCACTGACCGGACTGCACGCGGAACTGGGCGGACCACCCCTGACCGTCTTCGAGGCCGCAGCTACAGGCGAAACCGCTTGTTTGCGGACGTTGCTGGACGCCGATGCTCCCCTTGTGAATGCCGTCAGCCCCGATGGATTTACTCCGCTGGGGCTGGCGGCGTTTTTCGGACAAGAAGCGGTGGCTGCTGAACTGTTGGCACGCGGGGCCAACGTGAACGCGGTCAGCGCCAATGCCATGCAGGTTCAGCCGCTGCATTCCGCTGTGGCGGGTAACCATACGGGATTGGCGCGGCTGCTCCTGTCTCACGGGGCCGATGTGAACGCCGTGCAGCAAGACGGATTCACACCCTTGATGGCGGCAGCCCAACACGGCAACGCAGACTTGGTGGAAGACCTGCTGGCCGCCGGAGCCGATGCTGCCGCCCAAACCGACGATGGACGCAGCGCCGCCAGCATCGCGCAGGAAGAGGGACATTCGGCGTTGGCCGCCTTCCTAAGCACCTTGTTGACGGGCCCATTTCTAAGCACTCCCCACGTCAAGCCACAAGAAACCCGGAATGCAGCGCCCGCCGCCGTGGGCAACACTACAGCTATGACCAATCCCAAGAGCGACCATGACGACCTGCAACCGCGCTCGGTAGACCATTCGGCTGGATCCGATAAACCAGTCGCGCATGAGGATGGCCGCCCCGCCGACCACCGCACTGGGTTTCAGACGCCTGATCCCAAAGACGACCACCAGCCTTTTTACACGACCACGCCCGCCGACAGCCGCGTCAGTAGCGCTGACCACAGCACCTATGAACCGGTACACATGCAAGACCCACACGAAATTACGGCGCAGTTTGACCACCTTGCCACCCGTGATCCCGCGCAGATGGAACACACCTTGCAAACCCCAGAGTTTGCCGGAGCGCAGTCGGTGGCAGGCCTGGGCGGCGAGTTGCTGGATACGGTGGCCCCCTCAGCAGGCCTCGGCATGAACAACACCGCGGCTTTGGCGGGCGATTCTCAACGCCGCAGCGCCGACCCCAATCCCGGCTACACGCCCCCCAGCGAGCAAGGGCCGCCCCATGCCAGCGAACGCCCCGGCGACTTGCCGCAGGGCGTGACCGAGGAACTTCAGAATGAAGTGTCGGGGGATGACCGGAGATAA
- a CDS encoding Rieske 2Fe-2S domain-containing protein, with translation MSLSSSSPSATPPERVHVDATANLPEGSQTEVMVGGVHVVVVRYEGEYYALRNNCTHKDFPLLGGDVSMGRITCAKHGAKFELATGKAKTLPAVKAVQIYKTLVEDGEVYVLAL, from the coding sequence ATGAGTCTGTCTTCCTCCTCTCCCTCCGCCACCCCACCCGAGCGCGTGCATGTGGACGCCACCGCCAACTTGCCCGAGGGCAGCCAGACCGAGGTGATGGTAGGCGGCGTCCATGTGGTCGTGGTGCGCTATGAGGGCGAATATTACGCCCTGCGCAACAACTGCACCCACAAAGATTTCCCGCTGCTGGGCGGCGACGTCAGCATGGGCCGAATCACCTGCGCCAAGCACGGTGCGAAGTTTGAACTGGCGACTGGCAAAGCCAAAACCCTGCCTGCCGTAAAGGCCGTGCAGATTTACAAGACGCTGGTGGAAGATGGGGAAGTGTACGTGCTGGCGCTGTAA
- a CDS encoding VOC family protein: MIASFSILPPQTHTGAVTLRVRDLPGLTEFYSTLLGLTRLAESQNQVTLGAHGTPLLHLEGDPSLPLAPVSRPGLYHTAFLLPTRADLGRWLRHAAGLNASGSGLRLGTGDHLVSEAIYLNDPEGNGIEVYRDRNRDAWTWQDGQVQMDTKAVDVEDLLAAAGDTVFDGAPAGTAVGHVHLKVGSAAQAAQFYAHTLGLDVVADMGSAAFLSWGGYHHHIGLNEWHSRGQGAPSTPAAGLGGVEILTPDLSGLRTHLSGQDGVQDSGDSLTLHDPWGNRLTVREVAQK, from the coding sequence ATGATTGCCTCTTTCTCCATCTTGCCGCCCCAAACCCACACCGGAGCCGTGACGCTGCGGGTGCGCGATTTGCCCGGCCTGACCGAGTTCTACAGCACGCTCCTTGGCCTCACGCGCCTCGCTGAAAGCCAGAACCAGGTGACGCTCGGCGCACACGGCACGCCACTGCTGCATCTGGAAGGCGACCCCAGCTTGCCGCTCGCACCCGTATCTCGCCCTGGCCTGTACCACACGGCGTTTTTGCTTCCCACTCGCGCCGATCTGGGGCGTTGGCTGCGGCACGCGGCGGGGCTGAACGCATCTGGATCGGGCCTGCGCCTCGGCACGGGCGATCATCTGGTCAGCGAGGCCATTTACCTGAACGATCCCGAAGGCAACGGGATAGAGGTCTACCGAGACCGCAACCGCGACGCGTGGACGTGGCAAGACGGGCAGGTGCAGATGGACACCAAAGCCGTGGACGTAGAAGACCTGCTGGCCGCCGCCGGAGACACGGTGTTTGACGGCGCGCCCGCCGGAACTGCTGTCGGGCATGTGCATTTGAAGGTGGGCAGCGCGGCGCAGGCGGCCCAGTTTTATGCCCACACCTTGGGGCTGGACGTGGTGGCCGATATGGGCAGCGCGGCCTTCCTGTCCTGGGGCGGATACCACCACCACATCGGCCTGAACGAGTGGCATTCACGCGGGCAAGGTGCGCCCAGCACGCCCGCTGCCGGACTGGGCGGCGTAGAGATTCTGACGCCTGACCTGAGCGGCCTGCGAACCCACCTGAGCGGGCAGGACGGCGTACAGGACAGCGGCGACTCACTGACCCTGCATGATCCGTGGGGCAACCGCCTCACTGTGCGGGAAGTGGCGCAGAAGTAG